From one Streptomyces sp. NBC_01478 genomic stretch:
- a CDS encoding MmyB family transcriptional regulator — protein sequence MDFPRTLRERRTRRHLSQLDLALRAGTTQRYLSFIESGRSVPGRNMVVRLAESLELPLRERNELLMAAGYAPAYPESSLDDPVLAPVRTAIDHILRGHLPYPALVVDRGGDLIAANTAFDLITEGVAPELVGPGANMYRLALHPDGLAPRILNLAEWARHILVRLGHLEELRAELTGYVPELEPSAGQLGFAVPLRLRSSYGELRLMTTVTTFATAVDVTLAELKLEAFLPADPSTAEALSAAAGAMACAAAGQEPGNM from the coding sequence GTGGACTTCCCTCGCACGCTTCGTGAACGCCGTACCCGTCGTCATCTCAGCCAGCTCGACCTGGCGCTGCGAGCGGGCACCACCCAGCGATACCTCAGTTTCATTGAATCCGGCCGGTCCGTCCCGGGCCGGAACATGGTTGTGCGCCTGGCCGAGTCGCTGGAGCTGCCGCTGCGGGAGCGCAACGAGCTGCTGATGGCCGCCGGGTACGCGCCCGCCTACCCGGAGAGCTCACTGGACGATCCGGTGCTGGCCCCCGTGCGCACGGCGATCGACCACATCCTCCGCGGGCATCTGCCGTATCCGGCGCTGGTCGTGGACCGGGGCGGTGACCTGATCGCCGCGAACACCGCATTCGACCTGATCACCGAGGGTGTGGCACCCGAGCTGGTGGGCCCGGGCGCGAACATGTACCGCCTTGCGCTGCATCCCGACGGCCTGGCCCCCCGCATCCTCAACCTCGCCGAGTGGGCGCGCCACATCCTGGTGCGCCTTGGCCACCTGGAGGAGTTGCGCGCCGAGCTCACCGGGTACGTTCCCGAGCTGGAGCCGTCCGCCGGGCAACTCGGTTTCGCGGTGCCGCTCCGCCTGCGGTCCTCGTACGGTGAGCTGCGCCTGATGACGACGGTGACGACCTTCGCCACCGCCGTCGACGTGACGCTTGCCGAGCTGAAGCTGGAGGCGTTCCTGCCGGCCGACCCGTCGACGGCCGAGGCTCTCTCCGCAGCCGCCGGGGCAATGGCTTGCGCTGCCGCCGGTCAGGAGCCCGGGAACATGTAG